A genomic segment from Glycine soja cultivar W05 chromosome 18, ASM419377v2, whole genome shotgun sequence encodes:
- the LOC114395749 gene encoding cell division control protein 6 homolog B-like — MNFFPLITQTLCHIFSSSFTPLPDPIFIFFFNLENPNPISLHGSLTSKTMPVIAAKRTLRSHPSSPPRKSPRRCTAATPNSTPTKNRLGGADENQADPAAVKPKWNPKDGEQLKRAKMALHLSTAPSSVVCREEEQNMVLEFCKGCVEHQKAGSLYICGCPGTGKSLSMEKVKDKLLNWAKEEGLPLPDVLSVNCTTLTNTSDIFTKILGLNQTQGKKVSALPLQQLQNMYSQKSSVKNMTLIVADELDYLITKDRAVLHDLFMLTTFPFSRCILIGVANAIDLADRFLPRLTSLNCKPIVVNFRAYSKDQILKILEERLNEFPYSVFQQQALELCARKVAATSGDMRNALCICGSAIEMLEAEIRESACNLNTSLEEISSSRQNFATAPDFMKKREFDTVKTDHMACALSKTYRSPVVDTIQSLPHHQQIVLCSSMKHFRGAKKDAILGELYKSYVGVCKSCLIPPAGILEFSNMCRVLNDQGLIKLGQSREDKLRRVSPKIDEGDITFALQGIRFFQNCL; from the exons ATGAACTTTTTCCCGCTAATAACACAAACCTTATGTCATatattctcttcttccttcacTCCGTTACCAGAtcccattttcattttcttcttcaaccttgaaaatcctaatCCCATTTCTCTTCACGGTTCTCTCACCTCCAAAACAATGCCAGTCATCGCCGCCAAGCGCACGTTGCGATCTCACCCTTCCTCGCCCCCTCGCAAATCTCCCCGCCGATGCACAGCCGCAACCCCCAATTCCACCCCTACG AAAAACAGATTGGGTGGCGCCGACGAAAACCAAGCTGATCCGGCAGCTGTGAAACCCAAGTGGAATCCCAAAG ATGGTGAGCAATTGAAGAGGGCAAAAATGGCACTGCACTTGTCCACTGCACCGTCTTCGGTTGTGTGCCGCGAGGAGGAGCAGAATATGGTTTTGGAGTTCTGCAAGGGGTGCGTTGAGCACCAGAAGGCTGGGAGTCTCTACATATGCGGGTGTCCCGGAACCGGGAAATCATTATCTATGGAGAAAGTGAAAGATAAATTACTCAATTGGGCTAAGGAG GAAGGTCTTCCACTGCCAGATGTTTTGTCTGTAAATTGTACAACCCTTACCAATACATCAGATATTTTCACTAAG ATACTTGGGTTAAACCAAACACAGGGTAAAAAGGTTTCAGCCTTGCCCTTGCAGCAGCTTCAGAACATGTATTCTCAGAAATCATCTGTCAAGAACATGAC ATTGATAGTAGCTGATGAATTAGATTATTTGATAACCAAAGACAGAGCCGTGCTCCATGATCTTTTCATGCTCACCACCTTTCCTTTTTCTAGATGTATATTAATag GTGTAGCGAATGCAATTGATCTAGCTGATCGATTTCTTCCAAGGCTTACATCATTGAATT GCAAACCTATTGTTGTAAATTTTCGGGCTTACTCTAAAGATCAGATCCTCAAGATTCTTGAAGAAAGGTTAAat GAATTTCCTTACAGTGTTTTCCAACAGCAAGCCCTGGAACTATGTGCTAGG AAAGTAGCTGCAACTTCTGGAGACATGCGGAATGCTCTTTGTATATGCGG GAGTGCAATAGAGATGCTTGAAGCAGAAATTAGAGAATCTGCCTGCAATTTGAATACCTCATTGGAAGAGATATCATCCTCAAGACAAAATTTTGCAACAGCTCctgattttatgaaaaaacgAGAATTTGATACT GTAAAGACTGATCATATGGCTTGTGCCTTGTCCAAGACATATAGATCACCAGTGGTGGATACAATACAATCTCTGCCACATCATCAGCAG ATTGTACTCTGCTCTTCTATGAAACATTTTCGTGGAGCCAAGAAAGATGCAATCCTTGGAGAG TTGTATAAATCGTATGTGGGGGTATGCAAATCTTGTTTAATTCCTCCAGCGGGAATCTTAGAATTTTCAAACATGTGCAGAGTGCTAAATGACCAG GGCCTTATTAAACTTGGACAATCTCGAGAGGATAAATTGAGAAGAGTGTCACCTAAAATAGACGAGGGTGATATTACGTTTGCATTGCAG GGAATacggttttttcaaaactgcCTTTAA
- the LOC114395030 gene encoding uncharacterized protein LOC114395030 — MATFNNLCLMVVVSMVITALLVKTGHSYEDQSSEEAVPPMTDVEEHLVACIMKLQRPCDELYVFGTIFFGNKRISKDCCTNIHDMGKPCHDALTTYFIGLPKFEAKRTQILERSNQVWKQCNNTSAQLDHEVPNNNLASDAGYVPTDPPVSPSYENYLRDCAAKLHPHCGDQFYAGIFYGRGTISKDCCKNVVTDVGKTCYDNMTKYVLGSPQFKENEAQIMNRSNQIWNDCTLD; from the coding sequence ATGGCAACATTCAATAACCTTTGTCTAATGGTAGTAGTCTCCATGGTCATTACAGCTTTGTTGGTCAAAACAGGACATTCATACGAAGATCAATCATCTGAGGAAGCTGTCCCTCCAATGACTGATGTTGAAGAACACTTGGTTGCTTGTATAATGAAGTTGCAAAGACCTTGTGATGAGCTCTATGTGTTCGGTACAATATTCTTTGGTAACAAAAGGATTAGCAAAGATTGTTGCACCAATATTCATGACATGGGAAAACCATGCCATGATGCATTGACAACATATTTTATAGGATTACCAAAATTTGAAGCAAAGAGAACCCAAATTTTAGAGAGGAGTAACCAAGTTTGGAAGCAATGCAACAACACTTCTGCCCAACTAGATCATGAAGTTCCAAACAATAATCTTGCTAGTGATGCAGGTTATGTTCCAACTGATCCACCTGTAAGCCCAtcatatgaaaattatttaaggGATTGTGCAGCTAAATTGCATCCACATTGTGGTGACCAGTTTTATGCTGGGATATTTTATGGCAGGGGTACAATTAGTAAAGATTGCTGCAAAAACGTTGTCACGGATGTAGGGAAAACTTGCTATGATAACATGACCAAATATGTTTTGGGATCACCGCAGTTTAAGGAAAATGAGGCCCAAATTATGAATAGGAGTAACCAAATTTGGAATGATTGTACTTTAGATTAG